One Sphingomonas sp. FARSPH DNA segment encodes these proteins:
- a CDS encoding heme o synthase — MTTAETPLLIPADWRDFLALTKPRVMTLVVFTGLCGMLAAPVPIHPVLGFTAILCIALGAGAAGALNQWYEADLDAIMRRTQQRPLPAGRMDRQSALHFGVGLAAFSVILMGFAVNLAAAAILTVSILFYVLVYTVWLKRRTPQNIVIGGAAGAFPPLIGWAAATGDVALLPVLLFGLVFLWTPPHFWALALFVKTDYEQAGVPMLPVVAGERVTRHQIGLYTIPMALAAVAPWPLGLTGPVYGIVASVMTAVFALLALRVATRHTGANDPMKPEKRLFSYSILYLFVVFGALVVDRWVMA; from the coding sequence ATGACGACGGCCGAGACGCCTCTCCTGATCCCCGCCGACTGGCGCGATTTCCTGGCGCTGACCAAGCCGCGCGTGATGACGCTCGTCGTCTTTACCGGCCTGTGCGGCATGCTCGCGGCGCCGGTGCCGATCCATCCGGTACTGGGCTTCACCGCGATCTTGTGCATCGCGCTCGGCGCGGGCGCGGCGGGCGCGCTCAACCAATGGTATGAGGCGGACCTCGACGCGATCATGCGCCGCACGCAGCAGCGGCCGCTGCCCGCGGGCCGCATGGATCGCCAGTCGGCGCTGCACTTCGGCGTCGGGCTCGCCGCCTTTTCGGTCATCCTGATGGGTTTTGCGGTCAACCTCGCCGCCGCCGCGATCCTGACCGTGTCGATCCTGTTCTACGTCCTCGTCTACACCGTCTGGCTGAAGCGGCGCACGCCGCAGAACATCGTCATCGGCGGCGCGGCGGGCGCCTTCCCACCGCTGATCGGCTGGGCCGCCGCGACCGGCGACGTCGCGCTGCTACCGGTGCTGCTGTTCGGCCTCGTCTTCCTGTGGACGCCGCCGCATTTCTGGGCGCTCGCGCTGTTCGTGAAGACCGATTACGAGCAGGCCGGCGTGCCGATGCTGCCCGTCGTCGCGGGCGAGCGCGTGACGCGGCACCAGATCGGGCTGTACACCATCCCGATGGCGCTCGCCGCCGTCGCGCCCTGGCCGCTCGGGCTGACCGGCCCGGTCTATGGCATCGTCGCCAGCGTCATGACCGCGGTCTTCGCGCTGCTGGCGCTGCGCGTCGCGACCCGGCATACCGGCGCGAACGACCCGATGAAGCCGGAGAAGCGCTTGTTCAGCTATTCGATCCTCTATTTGTTCGTGGTGTTCGGCGCGCTGGTCGTCGATCGCTGGGTGATGGCATGA
- a CDS encoding DUF1501 domain-containing protein, producing the protein MDHDCQSRRAFLKRSAALGVAGVATPFVTSLAAIGEAAAATATDYKAMVCVFLYGGNDYANTLPPYDQASYNQYLAARSNIALTRDSLANTLLSPAASLAGGRQYALAPTMGSLMPLFNQGKLAVVLNVGTLVQPTTKAQYQANSVRLPPKLFSHNDQQSYFQASNPEGATSGWGGRMGDLFQSGNGAATLTCINTSGNAVYLTGKSAVQYSVGTGGPIALINNATSLYGSTTAAATLRTLMTGSNANLFASEHARVAKRALDTYTQVAGALANAPASGFSLFPTGNSLADQLKMVARMISVSSELGAKRQVFFVSIGGFDLHDNLVAQHPGLIGKVADAMRAFYDTTVALGVADKVTSFTASDFGRTLQSNDDGSDHGWGSHHFVMGGAVKGQRFYGTPPAIGNGTADDVGQGRLLPTISVDQYAATLASWFGIANGDLTTVLPNMGNYNPSSWNLGFV; encoded by the coding sequence ATGGACCACGACTGCCAAAGCCGCCGCGCCTTCCTGAAGCGCTCCGCCGCACTCGGCGTCGCCGGGGTCGCGACGCCCTTCGTCACCAGTCTCGCCGCGATCGGCGAGGCGGCGGCGGCGACCGCGACCGATTACAAGGCGATGGTCTGCGTCTTCCTGTACGGCGGCAATGATTACGCCAACACGCTGCCGCCCTATGACCAGGCGAGCTACAACCAGTATCTCGCCGCGCGTTCCAACATCGCACTGACCCGCGATTCGCTGGCGAACACGTTGCTGTCGCCCGCCGCGAGCCTGGCGGGCGGGCGCCAATATGCGCTGGCGCCGACGATGGGGTCGTTGATGCCGCTGTTCAACCAGGGCAAGCTCGCGGTCGTGCTCAACGTCGGCACACTCGTGCAGCCGACCACGAAGGCGCAATATCAGGCGAACAGCGTCAGGCTGCCGCCCAAATTGTTCAGCCACAACGACCAGCAAAGCTATTTCCAGGCGTCGAACCCCGAAGGCGCGACGTCGGGGTGGGGCGGCCGGATGGGCGACCTGTTCCAGAGCGGCAACGGCGCCGCGACGCTGACCTGCATTAACACCAGCGGCAATGCGGTCTATCTGACCGGCAAGTCGGCGGTGCAATATTCGGTCGGCACGGGCGGGCCGATCGCGCTCATCAACAACGCGACCAGCCTGTACGGCTCGACCACCGCCGCCGCGACGCTGCGCACGCTGATGACGGGCAGCAACGCCAATTTGTTCGCCAGCGAGCACGCCCGCGTCGCCAAGCGCGCGCTCGACACCTACACGCAGGTCGCCGGCGCGCTGGCGAACGCGCCGGCCAGCGGCTTCTCGTTGTTTCCGACGGGCAACAGCCTTGCCGACCAGCTCAAGATGGTGGCGCGGATGATCTCCGTCAGTTCCGAACTGGGCGCGAAGCGGCAGGTGTTCTTCGTATCGATCGGCGGCTTCGACCTGCACGACAATCTCGTCGCGCAACATCCCGGCCTGATCGGCAAGGTCGCCGACGCGATGCGCGCCTTCTACGACACCACCGTCGCGCTCGGCGTCGCGGACAAGGTGACGAGCTTCACCGCCTCCGACTTCGGCCGCACGCTCCAGTCCAACGACGACGGCTCCGACCACGGCTGGGGCAGCCACCATTTCGTCATGGGCGGCGCGGTGAAGGGCCAGCGTTTCTACGGCACGCCGCCCGCGATCGGCAACGGTACCGCCGACGACGTCGGCCAGGGGCGGCTGCTGCCGACGATCTCGGTCGACCAATATGCCGCGACGCTCGCCAGCTGGTTCGGCATCGCCAACGGCGACCTCACCACGGTGCTGCCCAACATGGGCAATTACAACCCGAGCAGCTGGAATCTGGGCTTCGTGTGA
- a CDS encoding DUF1800 domain-containing protein, which yields MLDAQDAGTGVLVEDANAAGVAGSAALSAKTAAATSAALLLAACGGGSGGSSPTPTASTPVVVAPAAITTAQASRFLAQSTMGATRAMIDTVVSRRFDGWIDDQFALPRATSHWDWLNANGYNVAANINSETGFDATMWRQLIAEPDQLRQRVGMALLDMLVVGIGGVNLNWKQFATAAYVDVLLDNAFGNYRTLMDAITANAAMGSFLTFLGNRKANTTTGAQPDENYARELMQLFTLGLYQLNMDGSVKTGASGAPLETYTQADVTGLARVFTGLSLSSSDSTTPNRYRVPLVMNAAINETGTATFLGTTTSGGGMAAIKVALDTIFAHPNMPPFVSKQLIQRLVTSNPSPAYVGRVAATFADNGSGVRGDMKAVLKAILLDTEARSDTALTSTTAGKLREPVMRLTAWARAFGVTSPSNAWAIGDTSNMSSRLAQSMGRSQTVFNFFRPGYAPPATGIASAGLVAPEFQITNEQSVVAYVNYMQGLVQNGTGDVKADYTAILTKASDSAALVDEVNLVLAAGQLSATTVTAIRAAVDSVATTAANAAQNRVNIAILLTLASPEFITVR from the coding sequence ATGTTGGACGCACAGGATGCGGGCACGGGCGTGCTCGTCGAAGATGCGAATGCAGCCGGCGTCGCGGGATCGGCCGCGCTATCGGCGAAGACCGCCGCGGCGACCAGCGCCGCTTTGCTCCTCGCCGCATGCGGCGGCGGCAGCGGCGGATCGAGCCCGACGCCTACCGCCTCCACCCCAGTCGTCGTCGCCCCCGCCGCGATCACCACCGCGCAGGCGAGCCGTTTCCTTGCGCAATCGACGATGGGCGCGACGCGCGCCATGATCGACACCGTCGTCAGTCGCCGGTTCGACGGCTGGATCGACGATCAGTTCGCGCTGCCGCGCGCGACGTCGCATTGGGACTGGCTGAACGCCAACGGCTATAACGTCGCCGCCAACATCAACAGCGAAACCGGCTTCGACGCGACGATGTGGCGCCAGCTGATCGCCGAGCCCGACCAGCTGCGCCAGCGCGTCGGCATGGCGCTGCTCGACATGCTCGTCGTCGGCATCGGCGGCGTGAACCTCAACTGGAAACAATTCGCCACCGCGGCCTATGTCGACGTGCTGCTCGACAATGCGTTCGGCAATTATCGCACGCTGATGGACGCGATCACCGCGAATGCGGCGATGGGATCGTTCCTCACCTTCCTCGGCAACCGCAAGGCGAATACGACGACGGGCGCGCAGCCCGACGAGAATTACGCGCGCGAGCTGATGCAATTGTTCACGCTCGGCCTCTACCAGCTCAACATGGACGGCAGCGTCAAGACGGGCGCATCGGGCGCGCCGCTCGAAACCTATACGCAGGCGGACGTCACCGGCCTCGCGCGCGTCTTCACCGGGCTCAGCCTGTCGAGCAGCGACAGCACGACGCCCAATCGCTATCGCGTGCCGCTGGTGATGAACGCCGCGATCAACGAGACGGGCACCGCCACCTTCCTCGGCACGACCACCAGCGGCGGCGGCATGGCCGCGATCAAGGTCGCGCTCGACACGATCTTCGCTCACCCCAACATGCCGCCGTTCGTGTCGAAGCAGCTGATCCAGCGCCTCGTCACCAGCAACCCCTCCCCCGCTTATGTCGGCCGCGTCGCCGCGACCTTCGCCGACAATGGATCGGGCGTGCGCGGCGACATGAAGGCGGTGTTGAAGGCGATCCTGCTCGACACCGAGGCGCGCAGCGACACCGCGCTGACCAGCACGACCGCGGGCAAGTTGCGCGAGCCGGTGATGCGCCTCACCGCCTGGGCACGCGCCTTCGGCGTCACCTCGCCATCGAACGCCTGGGCGATCGGCGACACGTCGAACATGTCGTCCAGATTGGCGCAATCGATGGGCCGCAGCCAGACGGTCTTCAATTTCTTCCGCCCCGGCTACGCCCCGCCCGCGACAGGCATCGCCAGCGCCGGTCTCGTCGCCCCCGAGTTCCAGATCACCAACGAACAGAGCGTCGTCGCCTACGTCAATTACATGCAGGGCTTGGTCCAGAACGGCACCGGCGACGTGAAGGCGGATTACACGGCGATCCTGACCAAAGCGTCGGACAGTGCCGCGCTGGTCGACGAGGTCAATCTGGTGCTCGCCGCCGGGCAACTGAGCGCGACCACCGTGACCGCGATCCGCGCGGCGGTCGACAGCGTCGCGACCACCGCCGCCAACGCCGCGCAGAACCGCGTCAACATCGCGATCCTGCTCACCCTCGCCTCCCCCGAATTCATCACGGTGCGCTGA
- a CDS encoding iron-containing redox enzyme family protein: MATRIADAPQRASQFLTDSFQRGLAHWNRERLEPGFPHADWQRTLDRDVRMQRLEGGFLEELRDEVAPEAAAAPTDVDGFVAWFEELKASGPGQHDPLFPWLAEQATLDQIRWFFEQEAAGEAGFDDLVAMTQVKLPKLPKLELARNYWDEMGRGQAAGMHGPMLDALVETLKVDPVIENTLWQSLALANAMTAMATSRRYAWQSVGALGVIELTAPDRSAATARGLKRLGFTTKERRYFDLHAVLDVKHSEDWNREAIRPAVAQDPRRATAMAEGALIRLKCGERCFAAYRAVLMG, from the coding sequence ATGGCCACACGTATCGCCGACGCGCCGCAACGCGCGTCGCAGTTTCTGACCGACAGTTTCCAGCGCGGGCTGGCGCACTGGAACCGCGAACGGCTGGAGCCGGGCTTTCCGCATGCGGATTGGCAACGCACGCTCGACCGCGACGTGCGTATGCAGCGGCTGGAGGGCGGATTCCTGGAGGAATTGCGCGACGAGGTGGCGCCCGAAGCGGCGGCGGCGCCGACCGACGTCGACGGCTTCGTCGCCTGGTTCGAGGAACTGAAGGCGAGCGGGCCGGGGCAGCACGATCCGCTCTTCCCGTGGCTCGCAGAGCAGGCGACGCTCGACCAGATCCGCTGGTTCTTCGAACAGGAGGCGGCGGGCGAGGCCGGGTTCGACGATCTCGTCGCGATGACGCAGGTGAAGCTGCCCAAATTGCCCAAGCTCGAACTCGCGCGCAATTACTGGGACGAGATGGGGCGCGGACAGGCGGCGGGCATGCACGGGCCGATGCTCGATGCGCTGGTCGAGACGTTGAAGGTCGACCCCGTCATCGAGAACACCTTGTGGCAGAGCCTGGCGCTCGCCAATGCGATGACCGCGATGGCGACGAGCCGGCGCTATGCGTGGCAGTCGGTCGGCGCGCTCGGCGTGATCGAACTGACCGCACCCGATCGGTCGGCGGCGACGGCGCGGGGCCTCAAGCGGCTGGGCTTCACGACGAAGGAGCGCCGTTATTTCGACCTCCATGCGGTGCTCGACGTCAAGCATTCCGAAGACTGGAACCGCGAGGCGATCCGCCCCGCCGTCGCGCAAGACCCGCGCCGCGCCACCGCGATGGCGGAAGGCGCGCTGATCCGCCTGAAATGCGGCGAACGCTGCTTCGCGGCGTATCGCGCGGTGTTGATGGGGTGA
- the ctaD gene encoding cytochrome c oxidase subunit I encodes MTDTALHAPHGAAFVAHDDHAHHDADHKPGFFARWFMSTNHKDIGTLYLIFAIVAGIIGGAISGLMRAELAKPGIQYLVGWSNWLPGGDGGLDHALHLWNVLITAHGLIMVFFMVMPAMIGGFGNWFVPIMIGAPDMAFPRMNNVSFWLLIPAFTLLLASPFFGGAGTGWTVYAPLSTYGEPGPSVDMAILSLHLAGASSILGAINFITTIFNMRAPGMTLHKMPLFVWSVLVTAFLLLLALPVLAAAITMLLTDRNFGTTFFDPAGGGDPILYQHLFWFFGHPEVYIMILPGFGIVSQIIATFSRKPVFGYLGMAYAMVAIGVVGFVVWAHHMFVTGLSVNVKMYFTAATMVIAVPTGIKIFSWIATMWGGSLTFKTPMVWAIGFIFMFTVGGVTGVVLANGGIDDYMQDTYYVVAHFHYVLSLGAVFGLFAGFYYWFPKMFGKMYNEFLGQLHFWVFFVGVNVLFFPMHFLGLQGMPRRYPDYPDAYATWNALATHGYEIMAAGMAIFFVNVIYSLIAGPKAPDNPWGEGATTLEWTLSSPPPYHQFETLPKID; translated from the coding sequence ATGACCGATACCGCACTCCACGCCCCCCACGGCGCCGCGTTCGTCGCGCACGACGACCACGCGCATCACGATGCCGATCACAAGCCCGGCTTCTTCGCGCGCTGGTTCATGTCCACCAACCACAAGGACATCGGCACGCTCTACCTGATCTTCGCGATCGTCGCGGGGATCATCGGCGGCGCGATCTCCGGCCTGATGCGCGCCGAACTCGCCAAGCCCGGCATCCAGTATCTGGTCGGCTGGTCCAACTGGCTGCCCGGCGGCGACGGCGGGCTCGACCATGCGCTGCACCTGTGGAACGTGCTGATCACCGCGCACGGCCTCATCATGGTGTTCTTCATGGTGATGCCCGCGATGATCGGCGGCTTCGGCAACTGGTTCGTGCCGATCATGATCGGCGCGCCGGACATGGCGTTCCCGCGGATGAACAACGTCAGCTTCTGGCTGCTCATCCCGGCGTTCACCTTGCTGCTCGCCTCGCCCTTCTTCGGCGGCGCCGGCACCGGCTGGACGGTCTACGCCCCGCTGTCGACCTATGGCGAGCCCGGACCGTCGGTGGACATGGCGATCCTGTCGCTCCACCTCGCCGGCGCATCGTCGATCCTGGGTGCGATCAACTTCATCACCACCATCTTCAACATGCGCGCGCCGGGCATGACGCTGCACAAGATGCCGCTGTTCGTCTGGTCGGTGCTCGTCACCGCCTTCCTGCTGCTGCTCGCGCTGCCGGTGCTCGCCGCGGCGATCACGATGCTGCTGACCGACCGCAACTTCGGCACGACCTTCTTCGACCCCGCCGGCGGCGGCGACCCGATCCTGTACCAGCATCTGTTCTGGTTCTTCGGCCACCCCGAAGTGTACATCATGATCCTGCCGGGCTTCGGTATCGTCAGCCAGATCATCGCGACGTTCAGCCGCAAGCCCGTCTTCGGCTATCTCGGCATGGCCTATGCCATGGTCGCGATCGGCGTCGTCGGCTTCGTCGTGTGGGCGCACCACATGTTCGTCACCGGCCTCAGCGTGAACGTGAAGATGTACTTCACCGCCGCCACCATGGTGATCGCGGTGCCGACCGGCATCAAGATCTTCAGCTGGATCGCGACGATGTGGGGCGGGTCGCTGACCTTCAAGACCCCTATGGTCTGGGCGATCGGCTTCATCTTCATGTTCACCGTCGGCGGCGTCACCGGCGTCGTGCTCGCCAATGGCGGCATCGACGACTACATGCAGGACACGTACTATGTGGTGGCGCACTTCCACTACGTGCTGTCGCTGGGCGCGGTGTTCGGCCTGTTCGCCGGCTTCTATTATTGGTTCCCGAAGATGTTCGGGAAGATGTACAACGAGTTCCTCGGCCAGCTGCACTTCTGGGTGTTCTTCGTCGGCGTGAACGTGCTGTTCTTCCCGATGCACTTCCTGGGGCTCCAGGGGATGCCGCGCCGCTATCCGGACTATCCGGACGCCTATGCGACGTGGAACGCGCTGGCGACGCACGGCTATGAGATCATGGCCGCCGGCATGGCGATCTTCTTCGTCAACGTCATCTACTCGCTGATCGCCGGGCCGAAGGCGCCGGACAATCCGTGGGGCGAAGGCGCGACGACGCTGGAGTGGACTTTGTCCTCGCCGCCGCCGTACCACCAGTTCGAGACCCTGCCGAAGATCGATTGA
- a CDS encoding DUF983 domain-containing protein: MLEAGVKGLCPRCGKPAIFDGWIRFAPACRACGLDLTQFNVGDGPAAFLTLILGTIVVAMAIVVELKLHPPLWLHMLIWIPVTLAGVIWSLRLAKGALLAAEYRNAAREGRIHTQTRE, encoded by the coding sequence GTGCTGGAAGCTGGCGTCAAGGGGCTGTGCCCGCGCTGCGGCAAACCCGCGATCTTCGATGGCTGGATCCGTTTCGCGCCCGCCTGCCGCGCCTGCGGCCTCGACCTGACGCAGTTCAACGTCGGCGACGGCCCCGCCGCCTTCCTCACCCTCATCCTCGGCACGATCGTCGTCGCGATGGCGATCGTCGTCGAACTGAAGCTGCACCCGCCCCTGTGGCTGCACATGCTGATCTGGATTCCGGTGACGCTCGCCGGCGTGATCTGGAGCCTGCGCCTCGCCAAGGGCGCGCTGCTCGCCGCCGAATATCGCAACGCCGCGCGCGAGGGGCGGATCCACACCCAAACCCGGGAATGA
- a CDS encoding SURF1 family protein, with amino-acid sequence MPLIPTMIVALAVAAMIGLGLWQLLDRWPKKEAYLAQLAQNPARPPIAFPRLPDDTLLFRRTSAMCLQPVGERLVGAGAAGYRVIASCRTGAEGPGVLVQLGTTRDPKFHSDWRGGMVKGFISHAPDPRPLLATLFDHRPQDMLLVADTPPPGLAANGKPDLASVPNNHLSYAVQWFFFAAIAAVIYALALRRRR; translated from the coding sequence ATGCCCCTCATCCCGACGATGATCGTCGCGCTCGCCGTCGCGGCGATGATCGGCCTCGGCCTCTGGCAATTGCTCGACCGCTGGCCGAAGAAGGAGGCGTATCTGGCGCAGCTGGCGCAGAACCCCGCCAGGCCCCCCATCGCCTTCCCGCGCCTGCCCGACGACACGTTGCTGTTCCGCCGCACCAGCGCGATGTGCCTCCAGCCCGTCGGCGAGCGGCTCGTGGGCGCGGGGGCCGCCGGCTATCGCGTCATCGCATCGTGCCGCACCGGCGCGGAAGGGCCCGGCGTCCTCGTCCAGCTCGGTACCACGCGCGATCCGAAATTCCATAGCGACTGGCGCGGCGGCATGGTGAAGGGCTTCATCAGCCACGCCCCCGACCCGCGCCCGCTCCTCGCGACGCTGTTCGACCATCGGCCGCAGGACATGCTGCTCGTCGCCGACACGCCGCCGCCTGGCCTCGCCGCCAACGGCAAGCCGGACCTCGCGAGCGTCCCCAACAACCACCTGTCCTACGCGGTACAGTGGTTCTTCTTCGCCGCCATCGCCGCGGTGATCTACGCGCTGGCGCTCCGCCGACGGCGGTAG
- a CDS encoding cytochrome c oxidase subunit 3, translating into MAGAKNHDYHILPPSIWPLFGSLSALVMASGAIMWMHGGHLAADKANGGGWIFFAGLAGVLFTMYSWWADVVREAHHGDHTPVVQLHFRYGMILFIASEVMFFVGWFWAFFDFSLFPTAMSFVNGQVERATEGAAAIAAQWPPKGLEVINAFEFPLLNTLILLTSGTTVTWAHHALIHNQRGGEKTGLWGMLGVGNRDGVLKGLWLTIVLGLIFSSIQAYEYIHAPFPFKGLNYGASFFMATGFHGFHVIIGTIFLIVCLIRAYKGDFTPRQHFGFEAAAWYWHFVDVVWLFLFVTIYVWGGWGAPVHGG; encoded by the coding sequence ATGGCCGGCGCCAAGAATCACGATTATCACATCCTGCCGCCCAGCATCTGGCCGCTGTTCGGCTCGCTGTCCGCGCTCGTCATGGCGTCGGGCGCGATCATGTGGATGCACGGCGGCCATCTGGCGGCGGACAAGGCGAACGGCGGCGGCTGGATCTTCTTCGCCGGCCTCGCGGGCGTGCTGTTCACCATGTACAGCTGGTGGGCGGACGTGGTGCGCGAGGCGCATCACGGCGACCATACGCCCGTCGTCCAGCTGCATTTCCGTTACGGCATGATCCTGTTCATCGCGTCGGAAGTGATGTTCTTCGTCGGCTGGTTCTGGGCGTTCTTCGATTTTTCGCTGTTCCCGACCGCGATGAGCTTCGTCAACGGCCAGGTCGAGCGCGCGACCGAAGGTGCCGCGGCGATCGCGGCGCAATGGCCGCCCAAGGGGCTGGAGGTCATCAATGCCTTCGAATTCCCGCTGCTCAACACGCTGATCCTGCTGACCAGCGGCACCACCGTCACCTGGGCGCACCACGCGCTGATCCACAACCAGCGCGGCGGCGAGAAGACCGGCCTGTGGGGCATGCTCGGCGTCGGCAATCGCGACGGCGTCCTCAAGGGGCTGTGGCTGACGATCGTGCTCGGCCTGATCTTCAGCAGCATCCAGGCGTATGAGTACATCCACGCGCCCTTCCCCTTCAAGGGGCTGAACTATGGCGCGTCCTTCTTCATGGCGACGGGCTTCCACGGCTTTCACGTCATCATCGGCACGATCTTCCTGATCGTCTGCCTGATCCGCGCCTACAAGGGCGACTTCACGCCGCGCCAGCATTTCGGCTTCGAAGCCGCAGCCTGGTACTGGCATTTCGTCGACGTCGTCTGGCTGTTCCTGTTCGTCACCATCTACGTCTGGGGTGGCTGGGGCGCGCCGGTCCACGGCGGCTGA
- a CDS encoding cytochrome c oxidase assembly protein — protein MSGTGASGGADPSRRQLRTALLAVLGICLMTGLAWASVPLYRLFCQVTGLNGTTQRGLAAPGAVDHKIRIDFDTNVAPHMPWRFRPENPSDTVDVGARDMAFFLATNTSDHPITGTATFNVTPAQAGKYFTKIQCFCFTQQTLQPGETARMPVIFFVDPKILKDPDAADVETITLSYTFYPVDSGKTPS, from the coding sequence ATGAGCGGAACGGGTGCGTCCGGAGGGGCGGACCCGTCCCGCCGCCAGCTGCGCACCGCGCTGCTCGCGGTGCTCGGCATCTGCCTGATGACCGGGCTCGCCTGGGCCAGCGTGCCGCTCTACCGCCTCTTCTGCCAGGTCACCGGGCTGAACGGCACGACGCAGCGCGGCCTCGCAGCGCCCGGCGCGGTCGACCACAAGATCCGCATTGATTTCGACACCAACGTCGCCCCGCACATGCCGTGGCGCTTTCGCCCGGAGAACCCGTCCGACACCGTCGACGTCGGTGCGCGCGACATGGCGTTCTTCCTTGCGACGAACACCAGCGACCATCCGATCACCGGCACCGCGACGTTCAACGTCACGCCGGCGCAGGCGGGCAAATATTTCACGAAAATCCAATGCTTCTGCTTCACGCAGCAGACGCTGCAACCCGGCGAGACGGCGCGCATGCCCGTCATCTTCTTCGTCGATCCGAAAATCCTCAAGGACCCGGACGCCGCCGACGTCGAAACGATCACGCTCTCCTATACGTTTTACCCGGTAGATTCCGGCAAGACGCCAAGCTAG
- the coxB gene encoding cytochrome c oxidase subunit II, translating to MALAAGLALAGLGAIPAGAAAPQAAAGPGNVSTIAPTTAKAAAPAAPASPVLAMDGAPAMTAAADVGHPIDGRIGLQPQVTTNGQFAHWMHDSILLPLISIISIFVLLLLVWVVIRYRRAANPIPSKTSHNTFIEVLWTLAPVVILVLIAIPSIGLLQAQFKPAPAGAVTLKAIGNQWYWSYQYPDNGGFEVTANLLKEKGDPTLAPGARYRTDADGPRLLAVDNRIVLPVGVPIRLITTSQDVIHSWAVPAFWIKLDAVPGRLNETSFTIKQPGLYFGQCSELCGARHAFMPIAVEAVPPAEFAAWVKAKGGTMPGAKAPSDKVIPQPGADGSAAKAAEAKAADAATGPVDNATAAAPTKSPTTSQGATANGAVGNAGQ from the coding sequence ATGGCGCTGGCCGCCGGGCTGGCGCTCGCGGGCCTTGGGGCGATCCCCGCCGGCGCGGCCGCGCCGCAGGCCGCCGCGGGCCCCGGCAACGTTTCGACCATCGCGCCGACGACGGCGAAGGCGGCCGCCCCCGCGGCGCCCGCCTCGCCGGTGCTGGCGATGGACGGCGCGCCGGCGATGACCGCGGCGGCCGACGTCGGCCACCCGATCGACGGCCGCATCGGCCTGCAGCCGCAGGTGACGACGAACGGCCAGTTCGCGCACTGGATGCACGACAGCATCCTGTTGCCGCTCATCTCGATCATCTCGATCTTCGTGCTGCTGCTGCTCGTCTGGGTGGTGATCCGCTATCGCCGCGCGGCCAACCCGATCCCGTCGAAGACCAGCCACAACACCTTCATCGAGGTTTTGTGGACGCTCGCCCCCGTCGTCATCCTGGTGCTGATCGCGATCCCGTCGATCGGCTTGCTCCAGGCGCAGTTCAAGCCGGCGCCCGCGGGCGCGGTGACGCTGAAGGCGATCGGCAACCAATGGTACTGGAGCTACCAATATCCGGACAACGGCGGGTTCGAAGTCACCGCCAACCTGCTGAAGGAAAAGGGCGATCCGACGCTCGCCCCCGGCGCGCGCTATCGCACCGACGCCGACGGCCCGCGCCTGCTCGCGGTCGACAACCGCATCGTGCTGCCCGTCGGCGTGCCGATCCGGCTGATCACCACGTCGCAGGACGTTATCCACAGCTGGGCGGTCCCCGCCTTCTGGATCAAGCTCGACGCGGTGCCCGGCCGCCTCAACGAGACGAGCTTCACGATCAAGCAGCCCGGCCTCTATTTCGGCCAGTGCTCCGAACTGTGCGGCGCGCGCCACGCCTTCATGCCGATCGCGGTCGAGGCGGTGCCTCCGGCCGAGTTCGCCGCCTGGGTGAAGGCGAAGGGCGGCACGATGCCGGGCGCGAAGGCGCCGTCCGACAAGGTGATCCCGCAGCCGGGCGCCGACGGCTCCGCCGCCAAGGCGGCGGAGGCGAAGGCCGCCGACGCCGCCACCGGCCCGGTCGACAATGCGACCGCCGCCGCTCCCACCAAATCGCCCACCACTTCGCAGGGTGCGACCGCCAACGGGGCGGTCGGCAACGCGGGACAGTAA